The following are from one region of the Actinoplanes sp. L3-i22 genome:
- the groL gene encoding chaperonin GroEL (60 kDa chaperone family; promotes refolding of misfolded polypeptides especially under stressful conditions; forms two stacked rings of heptamers to form a barrel-shaped 14mer; ends can be capped by GroES; misfolded proteins enter the barrel where they are refolded when GroES binds) has protein sequence MAKIIAFDEEARRGLESGMNQLADAVKVTLGPKGRNVVLEKKWGAPTITNDGVSIAKEIELEGTFEKIGAELVKEVAKKTDDVAGDGTTTATVLAQALVREGLRNVAAGANPLGLKRGIEAAVASVSEALSQLAKDVETKEQIASTASISAGDTTVGEIIAEAMDKVGKEGVITVEESNTFGLELELTEGMRFDKGYISAYFMTDAERMEAVFDDPYILIANSKISAVKDLLPVLEKVMQSGKPLVIIAEDVEGEALATLVVNKVRGTFKSVAVKAPGFGDRRKAMLEDIAILTGGAVISEEVGLKLDAADLSLLGSARKIVITKDETTVVDGAGNGEQIQGRVNQIRAEIERSDSDYDREKLQERLAKLAGGVAVIKVGAATEVELKERKHRIEDAVRNAKAAVEEGIVPGGGVALVQAGKTAFDKLDLVGDEATGANIVKVALDAPLRQIAVNAGLEGGVVVEKVRNLPAGHGLNAATGEYVDLLAAGIIDPAKVTRSALQNAASIAALFLTTEAVVADKPEKNPAPAGGPGGGDMDF, from the coding sequence ATGGCCAAGATCATTGCATTCGACGAGGAAGCTCGCCGCGGCCTCGAGAGCGGCATGAACCAGCTCGCCGACGCGGTCAAGGTGACGCTCGGCCCGAAGGGTCGCAACGTCGTTCTCGAGAAGAAGTGGGGCGCTCCCACGATCACCAACGATGGTGTATCCATCGCCAAGGAGATCGAGCTCGAGGGCACCTTCGAGAAGATCGGCGCCGAGCTGGTCAAGGAGGTCGCCAAGAAGACCGACGACGTCGCCGGTGACGGCACGACGACGGCGACCGTGCTGGCCCAGGCGCTGGTCCGCGAGGGCCTGCGCAACGTGGCCGCCGGTGCGAACCCGCTCGGCCTGAAGCGGGGCATCGAGGCTGCTGTCGCGAGCGTCTCCGAGGCGCTGTCGCAGCTGGCGAAGGACGTGGAGACCAAGGAGCAGATCGCCTCCACCGCCTCCATCTCCGCCGGTGACACCACGGTCGGCGAGATCATCGCCGAGGCGATGGACAAGGTCGGCAAGGAAGGCGTCATCACCGTCGAGGAGAGCAACACCTTCGGCCTCGAGCTCGAGCTCACCGAGGGTATGCGCTTCGACAAGGGCTACATCTCGGCCTACTTCATGACCGACGCGGAGCGGATGGAGGCCGTCTTCGACGACCCGTACATCCTCATCGCGAACAGCAAGATCTCCGCGGTCAAGGACCTGCTCCCGGTCCTGGAGAAGGTCATGCAGTCCGGCAAGCCGCTGGTCATCATCGCCGAGGACGTCGAGGGCGAAGCCCTGGCGACCCTGGTCGTGAACAAGGTCCGTGGCACCTTCAAGTCCGTCGCCGTCAAGGCCCCGGGCTTCGGTGACCGCCGCAAGGCCATGCTGGAGGACATCGCGATCCTCACCGGTGGCGCGGTCATCAGCGAGGAGGTCGGCCTCAAGCTGGACGCCGCTGACCTGTCCCTGCTGGGTTCGGCCCGCAAGATCGTCATCACCAAGGACGAGACCACCGTCGTGGACGGCGCCGGCAACGGCGAGCAGATCCAGGGCCGGGTCAACCAGATCCGCGCCGAGATCGAGCGCTCGGACTCCGACTACGACCGTGAGAAGCTGCAGGAGCGCCTGGCCAAGCTGGCCGGTGGCGTTGCGGTGATCAAGGTTGGCGCGGCCACCGAGGTCGAGCTCAAGGAGCGCAAGCACCGCATCGAGGACGCCGTTCGCAACGCGAAGGCGGCCGTCGAGGAGGGCATCGTCCCCGGTGGTGGCGTCGCGCTGGTTCAGGCCGGCAAGACCGCGTTCGACAAGCTGGACCTGGTCGGCGACGAGGCGACCGGTGCGAACATCGTGAAGGTCGCGCTGGACGCCCCGCTGCGTCAGATCGCCGTGAACGCCGGCCTCGAGGGTGGCGTCGTCGTGGAGAAGGTGCGCAACCTCCCCGCGGGTCACGGCCTGAACGCCGCGACCGGTGAGTACGTGGACCTCCTGGCCGCGGGCATCATCGACCCGGCCAAGGTCACCCGCTCGGCGCTGCAGAACGCCGCGTCGATCGCCGCGCTGTTCCTCACCACCGAGGCCGTTGTGGCCGACAAGCCGGAGAAGAACCCGGCTCCGGCCGGTGGCCCCGGCGGCGGGGACATGGACTTCTGA
- a CDS encoding GNAT family N-acetyltransferase, whose protein sequence is MESWTVRRVTAHDAGRMRALRLEMLADSPLAFLETLAQAAARSHEGYRQRLDMAAAGPELAQFVADPGDGPLVGHAGGTSIPDEPLVTVVFSVYLTPTHRGGKVLAGLVEAVADWSTAAGRHELMLEVVVGNGRAVRAYEKLGFQDTGVRQPHPTVPVLTQLQMRRRI, encoded by the coding sequence ATGGAGAGTTGGACCGTACGCCGGGTCACCGCGCACGACGCCGGGCGGATGCGCGCCCTTCGCCTGGAGATGCTGGCCGACAGTCCGCTCGCCTTCCTGGAGACGCTCGCCCAGGCCGCCGCCCGCTCGCACGAGGGCTACCGGCAGCGCCTCGACATGGCGGCCGCGGGGCCGGAGCTCGCCCAGTTCGTCGCCGATCCGGGTGACGGCCCCCTGGTCGGGCACGCCGGCGGCACCTCGATCCCGGACGAGCCGCTGGTCACCGTGGTGTTCTCGGTCTATCTGACGCCCACCCACCGGGGCGGCAAGGTGCTGGCCGGCCTGGTGGAGGCGGTCGCCGACTGGTCCACCGCGGCCGGGCGGCACGAGCTGATGCTGGAGGTCGTGGTCGGCAACGGGCGGGCCGTCCGGGCGTACGAGAAGCTCGGTTTCCAGGACACCGGCGTGCGCCAGCCGCACCCCACCGTGCCGGTCCTCACCCAGCTCCAGATGCGCCGGCGGATCTGA
- a CDS encoding alpha/beta fold hydrolase, translated as MSALPRVTRRRAVTAAVVLVLIAAATIWAVLPERTAWTAQDLRITVRSGPGDDQPVDLDARFLLPRDRSGKVPAILLAHGFGGSKDSVRSDAESLAARGYAVLTWTAQGFGRSTGEIHLDSPDYEVKDASRLLDWLAARPEVQTDAAGDPRVGVVGGSYGGALALLLAGQDQRVDAIVPSITWNDLSRAFLPQSAETSATGVFKKGWAGVFFGSSSGGDDPACGRFAADVCKAYLTMATTGTPDQATLDLLRKSSPATVLDRIKAPSLLIQGAVDTLFPLSEADYNAKGIAATGTPVKVAWFTGGHDGGAGPGSDQDRVKFLTVQWLDHYLKGTGATPDNDFTWSRVAGFSAMDRDLVTNGYSATAYPGITGTGSTALDLTGAAQPIANPPNGNPGALSSLPGLGSRLSSLLSGNVASDVPGQHATFATAPLTGAIEVAGAPTVRLRAASPTGTATLFVKLYDVDQSGAPTLSAGLVAPVRLTGLPTDIGAAQPVTVTLPAIVRRLEAGHTLRVVVATSDQAFLTPAAPVTYTVAVEGQLTLPTLVGTPIASPAAIYWYVLGALIVALLLGLAVLLLIRRARRRRRVTAVNPDLADTPLVVTGLRKAYQDGFVAVEEIGFTVQRGQVVGLLGPNGAGKTTTLRVLMGLTTPTAGEIHVFGHRLVPGAQILSRVGALVEGPGFLPHLTGHQNLEAYWRATGRPWADARFDEALTIAGLGDSVHRRTKNYSHGMRQRLAIAQAMLGLPELLVLDEPTDGLDPPQIAEMRRVLQRYATDGRAVLVSSHLLAEVEQTCTHAVVVNKGRIVASGPVDDIVGESPSVTIDVTDVPAATAILTGLGVRSVTPEGASGLIVDMNGTPRAELVASLVRAGVGVDRVVPRRRLEDAFLALVGDNSRGSGDR; from the coding sequence ATGTCAGCGTTACCCCGGGTGACCCGGCGCCGGGCGGTCACCGCCGCGGTGGTGCTCGTCCTGATCGCCGCCGCGACGATCTGGGCGGTGCTGCCCGAGCGCACCGCCTGGACCGCTCAGGATCTGCGGATCACCGTCCGGTCCGGCCCCGGGGACGACCAGCCGGTCGACCTGGACGCCCGGTTCCTGCTGCCCCGGGACCGCTCCGGCAAGGTCCCGGCGATCCTGCTCGCGCACGGCTTCGGCGGCAGCAAGGACTCGGTGCGCTCGGACGCCGAGTCCCTCGCGGCCCGGGGCTACGCGGTGCTCACCTGGACCGCGCAGGGCTTCGGCCGCAGCACCGGCGAGATCCACCTGGACAGCCCGGACTACGAGGTCAAGGACGCGTCCCGGCTGCTCGACTGGCTGGCCGCGCGCCCCGAGGTGCAGACCGACGCGGCCGGCGACCCGCGGGTCGGCGTGGTCGGCGGCTCCTACGGCGGCGCGCTCGCCCTGCTCCTGGCCGGCCAGGACCAGCGGGTCGACGCGATCGTCCCGTCGATCACCTGGAACGACCTGAGCCGCGCCTTCCTCCCGCAGTCCGCCGAGACGAGCGCGACCGGGGTGTTCAAGAAGGGCTGGGCCGGCGTCTTCTTCGGCTCCAGCTCCGGCGGGGACGACCCGGCCTGCGGGCGCTTCGCCGCCGACGTCTGCAAGGCGTACCTGACGATGGCCACCACCGGCACGCCCGACCAGGCCACCCTCGACCTGCTCCGGAAGTCCAGCCCGGCCACCGTGCTCGACCGGATCAAGGCGCCGTCGCTGCTGATCCAGGGCGCGGTGGACACGCTCTTCCCGCTCTCCGAGGCGGATTACAACGCCAAGGGGATCGCGGCCACCGGCACCCCGGTCAAGGTCGCCTGGTTCACCGGCGGCCACGACGGCGGCGCCGGGCCCGGCTCGGACCAGGACCGGGTCAAGTTCCTCACCGTGCAGTGGCTCGACCACTACCTCAAGGGCACGGGCGCGACCCCGGACAACGACTTCACCTGGTCCCGGGTGGCCGGCTTCAGCGCGATGGACCGGGACCTGGTCACCAACGGGTACTCGGCGACGGCGTACCCGGGCATCACCGGCACCGGGAGCACCGCCCTCGACCTCACCGGCGCCGCGCAGCCGATCGCGAACCCGCCGAACGGCAACCCCGGCGCGCTCTCCTCGCTGCCCGGCCTCGGCAGCCGCCTCTCCTCGCTGCTCAGCGGCAACGTCGCCAGCGACGTCCCGGGGCAGCACGCCACCTTCGCCACCGCGCCGCTGACCGGCGCGATCGAGGTCGCCGGCGCGCCCACGGTGCGGCTGCGGGCCGCGTCGCCGACCGGCACGGCGACGCTGTTCGTCAAGCTCTACGACGTCGACCAGAGCGGCGCGCCGACGCTCAGCGCCGGGCTGGTCGCCCCGGTCCGGCTGACCGGCCTGCCCACCGACATCGGCGCGGCGCAGCCGGTGACCGTGACGCTGCCGGCGATCGTCCGGCGGCTCGAGGCCGGGCACACCCTGCGGGTCGTCGTCGCCACCTCGGACCAGGCGTTCCTCACGCCGGCCGCGCCGGTGACCTACACCGTGGCGGTCGAGGGGCAGCTGACGCTGCCGACCCTGGTGGGCACGCCGATCGCGTCGCCGGCGGCAATTTACTGGTACGTGCTGGGCGCGCTGATCGTCGCCCTGCTGCTGGGCCTGGCCGTGCTGCTGCTGATCCGGCGCGCGCGCCGTCGCCGCCGGGTGACCGCGGTGAACCCGGACCTCGCCGACACCCCGCTGGTCGTCACCGGCCTGCGCAAGGCGTACCAGGACGGTTTCGTCGCGGTCGAGGAGATCGGCTTCACCGTCCAGCGCGGCCAGGTCGTCGGCCTGCTCGGGCCGAACGGCGCCGGCAAGACGACCACGCTGCGGGTGCTGATGGGCCTGACCACCCCAACGGCCGGCGAGATCCACGTCTTCGGGCACCGGCTGGTCCCCGGCGCGCAGATCCTGTCCCGGGTCGGCGCGCTGGTCGAGGGCCCCGGCTTCCTGCCGCACCTGACCGGGCACCAGAACCTGGAGGCGTACTGGCGGGCCACCGGCCGCCCGTGGGCCGACGCCCGCTTCGACGAGGCCCTGACGATCGCCGGCCTGGGCGACTCGGTGCACCGCCGGACCAAGAACTACAGCCACGGCATGCGCCAGCGGCTGGCCATCGCGCAGGCCATGCTCGGCCTGCCCGAGCTGCTGGTCCTCGACGAGCCGACGGACGGGCTGGACCCGCCGCAGATCGCCGAGATGCGCCGGGTGCTGCAGCGCTACGCCACCGACGGCCGGGCCGTGCTGGTCTCCAGCCACCTGCTCGCCGAGGTGGAACAGACCTGCACGCACGCCGTGGTGGTGAACAAGGGCCGGATCGTCGCGTCCGGCCCGGTCGACGACATCGTCGGCGAGTCGCCGTCGGTGACCATCGACGTGACCGACGTGCCGGCCGCCACCGCGATCCTGACCGGGCTGGGCGTCCGCTCGGTCACCCCGGAGGGCGCCTCCGGCCTGATCGTGGACATGAACGGCACACCGCGCGCCGAGCTGGTCGCCTCCCTGGTCCGGGCCGGCGTCGGCGTCGACCGCGTGGTCCCGCGCCGCCGCCTGGAGGACGCGTTCCTGGCCCTGGTGGGCGACAACTCCCGGGGGAGTGGAGACCGATGA
- a CDS encoding DUF3263 domain-containing protein: MQPAAEPTGDQPVEEQQHIPAPRTAEPEALPPQPAVEAGPALTEREAQILAFEAKWWKHAGAKEQAIKDAFDLSSTRYYQLLNALLDNPAALEHDPVLIGRLRRLRSTRARARRR; this comes from the coding sequence ATGCAGCCCGCCGCCGAACCGACCGGTGACCAGCCGGTCGAGGAGCAGCAGCACATCCCCGCCCCGCGGACCGCCGAGCCCGAGGCGCTGCCCCCGCAGCCGGCCGTCGAGGCGGGACCCGCGCTCACCGAGCGCGAGGCGCAGATCCTCGCCTTCGAGGCCAAGTGGTGGAAGCACGCCGGCGCCAAGGAGCAGGCGATCAAGGACGCGTTCGACCTCTCCTCGACGCGGTACTACCAGCTCCTCAACGCGCTGCTGGACAACCCCGCCGCGCTCGAGCACGATCCGGTCCTGATCGGCCGCCTGCGGCGGCTGCGATCCACCCGGGCCCGGGCCCGGCGGCGCTGA
- a CDS encoding AAA family ATPase: MADDLTLTVTLRPAALDARRGIVRLHPEVMAALALNPGDPVRLAGVRVTAGIVARAEAGASRALLYADDLTLGNLGMRDGGQVTITPVPVTGARRVMLTGAPEIVAVVSPEMLRLALLGKVVSAGDDVSLLPQDVLPAAGNRSLVEAARRSLANRVGYGWTSTLLTVVEVTDADAALVSMDTVVGWQDGAVATPPDSLVPPLPVRTATPGSTGPETPPPSIEDLPGLRAQAKELEELLDLGFHHREVLTKLGTRISLGVLISGPAGSGKSDLVHAVAAAVGAVVHPVWGPELAALTNDSAARRLRALVAELRGERPEVLLISDVEALTPREDPGPLSIVFRQVLAELVARGAAVVCTTSKPESVDPSLRAPNLLAMQLTVALPDAAMRREQLGVLTRGMRVAEDVRLDDVAGRTPGFVAADLGALVREAGVRAALRQRLSESPSVTMADFEAALDVVRPTSMAESTLEVAAVTLDDVGDLAEVKQVLTESVLWPLTYPDTFARLGVSPPRGVLLYGPPGCGKTYLVKAIAGTGKANVLSVKGAELLSKWVGDSERAVRELFRRAREAAPTLVFLDEVDALAPARGQGTDGGVTDRVVAALLTELDGVEDLRNVVVIGATNRPDLIDPALLRPGRLERLIYVPPPDGPARAAILRASSRAVPLDEAVDLDTLGAELEGFSAADCAALIRESALAAMRDSLEASTVTLANVTAARKRIRPSLDAAQVAWLETYAEKRNA; the protein is encoded by the coding sequence GTGGCAGATGATCTCACGCTGACCGTGACTTTGCGGCCCGCGGCCCTGGATGCCCGGCGCGGCATCGTCCGTCTGCATCCGGAGGTGATGGCCGCGCTCGCGCTGAACCCGGGTGATCCGGTCCGATTGGCCGGGGTCCGGGTGACCGCCGGGATCGTGGCGCGGGCCGAGGCCGGCGCCAGCCGCGCCCTGCTCTACGCCGACGATCTCACGCTGGGCAACCTCGGCATGCGGGACGGCGGCCAGGTCACGATCACGCCGGTCCCGGTGACCGGGGCCCGCCGGGTGATGCTGACCGGGGCGCCGGAGATCGTCGCCGTGGTGTCGCCGGAGATGCTGCGCCTGGCGCTGCTCGGCAAGGTGGTCAGCGCCGGGGACGACGTGTCGCTGCTCCCGCAGGACGTGCTGCCCGCCGCCGGGAACCGGTCGCTGGTCGAGGCGGCCCGGCGCAGCCTGGCCAACCGGGTGGGTTACGGATGGACCAGCACCCTGCTCACCGTCGTCGAGGTGACCGACGCGGACGCCGCGCTGGTCAGCATGGACACCGTGGTGGGCTGGCAGGACGGCGCGGTGGCGACCCCGCCCGACAGCCTGGTCCCGCCGCTCCCGGTGCGGACGGCCACGCCCGGCAGCACCGGCCCGGAGACGCCGCCGCCGAGCATCGAGGACCTGCCCGGCCTGCGGGCCCAGGCCAAGGAGCTGGAGGAGCTGCTCGACCTGGGCTTCCACCACCGCGAGGTGCTGACCAAGCTGGGCACCCGGATCAGCCTCGGCGTGCTGATCTCCGGGCCCGCTGGGTCCGGCAAGTCCGACCTGGTCCACGCGGTCGCGGCCGCGGTCGGTGCGGTCGTGCACCCGGTCTGGGGGCCGGAGCTGGCCGCGCTCACCAATGACTCGGCCGCCCGGCGGCTCCGCGCCCTGGTCGCCGAGCTGCGCGGGGAGCGGCCCGAGGTGCTGCTGATCTCGGACGTGGAGGCGCTCACGCCCCGGGAGGATCCGGGCCCGCTGTCCATCGTCTTCCGGCAGGTGCTGGCCGAGCTGGTGGCCCGCGGCGCGGCGGTGGTCTGCACCACCAGCAAGCCCGAGTCGGTCGACCCGTCGCTGCGCGCCCCGAACCTGCTCGCCATGCAGCTCACCGTGGCGCTGCCGGACGCCGCGATGCGCCGCGAGCAGCTCGGCGTGCTGACCCGCGGGATGCGGGTGGCCGAGGACGTACGCCTGGACGACGTGGCCGGGCGGACCCCGGGATTCGTCGCCGCCGACCTGGGCGCGCTGGTCCGGGAGGCCGGCGTGCGGGCCGCGCTCCGCCAGCGGCTGTCCGAGTCGCCGAGCGTGACGATGGCCGACTTCGAGGCCGCGCTGGACGTGGTCCGGCCCACCTCGATGGCCGAGTCCACGCTGGAGGTCGCGGCGGTCACCCTGGACGACGTCGGCGACCTGGCCGAGGTGAAGCAGGTGCTCACCGAGTCGGTGCTGTGGCCGCTGACCTATCCGGACACGTTCGCCCGGCTCGGGGTGTCGCCGCCGCGCGGGGTGCTGCTCTACGGGCCGCCCGGCTGCGGGAAGACGTACCTGGTCAAGGCGATCGCCGGGACCGGGAAGGCGAACGTGCTCTCGGTCAAGGGCGCCGAGCTGCTCAGTAAATGGGTGGGCGACAGCGAGCGGGCGGTCCGGGAGCTGTTCCGCCGGGCCCGGGAGGCCGCGCCGACCCTGGTCTTCCTGGACGAGGTGGACGCGCTCGCCCCGGCCCGTGGTCAGGGCACCGACGGCGGGGTCACCGACCGGGTGGTCGCGGCGCTGCTCACCGAGCTGGACGGAGTGGAGGACCTGCGCAACGTGGTGGTGATCGGGGCGACCAACCGGCCGGACCTGATCGACCCGGCGCTGCTGCGGCCCGGGCGGCTGGAGCGACTGATCTACGTGCCGCCGCCGGACGGGCCGGCCCGGGCCGCGATCCTGCGGGCGTCGTCGCGGGCGGTGCCGCTGGACGAGGCGGTGGACCTGGACACGCTCGGGGCCGAGCTCGAGGGGTTCTCGGCGGCGGACTGCGCGGCGCTGATCCGGGAGTCGGCGCTGGCCGCGATGCGCGACTCGCTGGAGGCGTCCACGGTCACCCTGGCGAACGTGACCGCCGCCCGGAAGCGGATCCGCCCGTCGCTCGACGCCGCGCAGGTGGCGTGGCTCGAGACGTACGCCGAAAAACGGAATGCCTAG
- a CDS encoding GNAT family N-acetyltransferase: protein MADFLLRRAVPSDAAAVVALNTEIHPYLVRGEARTNRMIAEPPPGEDWAAFAVELDGDLVGWVSASRDGRSAEPDFGRISLLQVHPAARRRGIGTALFEAAADHLRSVGIRRASTIAVPDGVAFARRRGFEPTRELRYSALDLTTFTPPHRHLAPTPAAAAATPASAPGAFVPAAEALPPAPGAVKPAAADLPPAADLPPGVRLASLIEITAEELYAADVAAATDEPGDVPPQPLPFAAWCHDIWENPGLDHRASTIALRGTEIVSFSLVIRDGTRIWSDMTATVPDLRGRGLARRVKTEALIRAAATGATMAFTSNDESNLPMLAVNDRLGYRPVATQFACVGSLTDPTT from the coding sequence ATGGCTGACTTCCTCCTCCGCCGGGCCGTGCCGAGCGATGCCGCCGCGGTCGTCGCGCTCAACACCGAGATCCACCCCTATTTGGTACGAGGTGAAGCCCGCACCAACCGCATGATCGCCGAACCGCCCCCCGGCGAGGACTGGGCCGCCTTCGCCGTGGAGCTCGACGGCGACCTGGTCGGCTGGGTGTCGGCGAGCCGGGACGGCCGCTCGGCCGAGCCGGACTTCGGCCGGATCTCCCTGCTCCAGGTGCACCCGGCGGCCCGCCGCCGCGGCATCGGCACCGCCCTGTTCGAGGCCGCCGCCGACCACCTCCGGTCGGTGGGGATCCGCCGGGCCTCGACCATCGCCGTGCCGGACGGGGTGGCCTTCGCCCGCAGGCGCGGCTTCGAGCCCACCCGCGAGCTGCGCTATTCAGCCCTCGACCTGACCACCTTCACCCCACCCCACCGCCACCTCGCCCCAACCCCGGCCGCAGCCGCCGCAACCCCGGCCTCGGCCCCTGGCGCCTTCGTTCCGGCCGCTGAGGCCCTGCCTCCGGCCCCGGGCGCCGTCAAGCCGGCCGCTGCCGACCTTCCGCCGGCCGCCGATCTCCCTCCGGGCGTCCGGCTGGCCTCACTGATCGAGATCACCGCCGAGGAGCTGTACGCCGCCGACGTGGCCGCGGCGACCGACGAGCCCGGCGACGTCCCGCCCCAGCCGCTGCCGTTCGCCGCCTGGTGCCACGACATCTGGGAGAACCCGGGCCTCGACCACCGCGCCAGCACGATCGCCCTGCGCGGAACCGAGATCGTCTCGTTCTCCCTGGTGATTCGCGACGGCACCCGGATCTGGTCGGACATGACCGCAACGGTCCCGGACCTCCGCGGCCGAGGCCTGGCCCGCCGCGTCAAGACCGAGGCCCTGATCCGAGCCGCGGCGACCGGCGCGACCATGGCCTTCACCAGCAACGACGAGTCCAACCTGCCGATGCTGGCGGTCAACGACCGACTCGGCTATCGCCCGGTGGCCACCCAGTTCGCCTGCGTGGGCTCCTTGACCGACCCCACCACCTGA
- the thrC gene encoding threonine synthase, protein MTSTVSAPAAITTSPARGLICRACRAEYPLAAQHACYECFGPLEVAYDEAALARVTRAQIEAGPQNIWRYAALLPAGQDPATRVTLDPGLTPLVSAPLLAAELGITGQLWIKDDSQNPTHSFKDRVVSVALTAAKELGFTRFSCASTGNLANSVAAHAARAGVPSIVFIPSDLEPGKVVTTAVYGGELVAIEGSYDDVNRLCSELVETDEFEDTAFVNVNVRPFYAEGSKTLGYEVAEQLGWRIPAQVVIPMASGELLTKVDKAFSELVEIGLVEAPEGGWTVFGAQSAGCNPIAVALHNDTDVITPVKPTGIAKSLNIGDPAAGPYAIEAVRRTGGWMDYADDEEIRAGIRLLARTTGVFAETAGGTTVAVLKKLVESGKLDPAKETVVYNTGEGLKTLDAIAAEVGPTHRIKPSLRAAREAGLLG, encoded by the coding sequence ATGACGTCTACCGTCAGTGCACCTGCTGCTATCACCACCTCGCCCGCCCGCGGCCTGATCTGTCGCGCGTGCCGCGCCGAATACCCGCTGGCCGCGCAGCATGCCTGTTACGAGTGTTTCGGCCCGCTCGAGGTGGCCTACGACGAGGCCGCGCTCGCGCGGGTGACCCGGGCCCAGATCGAGGCGGGCCCGCAGAACATCTGGCGCTATGCGGCGCTGCTGCCCGCGGGGCAGGACCCGGCGACCCGGGTGACCCTCGATCCCGGGCTGACGCCGCTGGTCAGCGCCCCGCTGCTGGCCGCCGAGCTGGGCATCACCGGCCAGCTCTGGATCAAGGACGACTCGCAGAACCCGACCCACTCGTTCAAGGACCGGGTCGTCTCGGTGGCCCTGACCGCCGCCAAGGAGCTGGGCTTCACCCGGTTCTCCTGCGCCTCCACCGGCAACCTGGCGAACTCGGTGGCCGCCCACGCGGCCCGTGCCGGGGTGCCGAGCATCGTGTTCATCCCGAGCGACCTGGAGCCGGGCAAGGTCGTCACCACCGCGGTGTACGGCGGTGAGCTGGTCGCGATCGAGGGCTCCTACGACGACGTGAACCGGCTCTGCAGCGAGTTGGTCGAGACCGACGAGTTCGAGGACACCGCGTTCGTGAACGTGAACGTCCGCCCGTTCTACGCGGAGGGCTCGAAGACCCTCGGCTACGAGGTCGCCGAGCAGCTCGGCTGGCGGATCCCGGCGCAGGTGGTCATCCCGATGGCCTCCGGTGAGCTGCTCACCAAGGTGGACAAGGCGTTCAGCGAGCTGGTCGAGATCGGACTGGTCGAGGCGCCGGAGGGCGGCTGGACGGTGTTCGGCGCGCAGTCGGCCGGCTGCAACCCGATCGCGGTGGCGCTGCACAACGACACCGACGTGATCACCCCGGTGAAGCCGACCGGCATCGCGAAGTCGCTGAACATCGGCGACCCGGCCGCCGGGCCGTACGCGATCGAGGCGGTCCGCCGGACCGGTGGCTGGATGGACTACGCGGACGACGAGGAGATCCGCGCGGGCATCCGCCTGCTGGCCCGGACCACCGGCGTGTTCGCCGAGACAGCCGGTGGCACCACCGTCGCGGTGCTGAAGAAGCTGGTCGAAAGCGGCAAGTTGGACCCCGCGAAGGAGACCGTCGTCTACAACACCGGCGAGGGTCTGAAGACGCTGGACGCGATCGCCGCCGAGGTCGGCCCGACCCACCGGATCAAGCCGTCGCTGCGGGCCGCTCGCGAGGCCGGCCTGCTGGGATAA
- a CDS encoding ABC transporter permease codes for MSTSAATGYRPSRTLPIVAEIRRQASRRRTQLALGFMVLLPLIILVAFEFGGGNGDDNGNGGGAFSSLVDLATSGGLNFALFCLAVSAGFLLVVVFALFAGDTVASEASWGSLRYLLAIPVPRARLLAVKLVVALGYAFVALFLLAGTGLLVGTLRYGWHPLGSTIASQIPPGQGVLRLLGILAYLAVILLVVAGLAFLLSVLTDAALGAVGGAVLLWILSSILDQITALGSIRNALPTHYSDAWMGLLSTPVQTEDLAKGAISAIIYAVVFWGIAFFRFTRKDITS; via the coding sequence ATGAGCACCTCTGCGGCGACGGGCTATCGACCGTCACGGACGCTGCCGATCGTCGCCGAGATCCGCCGGCAGGCGTCCCGGCGGCGCACCCAGCTGGCCCTCGGCTTCATGGTGCTGCTGCCGCTGATCATCCTGGTCGCCTTCGAGTTCGGCGGCGGGAACGGCGACGACAACGGCAACGGCGGCGGCGCGTTCAGCAGCCTGGTCGACCTGGCCACCTCGGGCGGGCTGAACTTCGCCCTGTTCTGCCTGGCGGTCTCGGCCGGCTTCCTGCTGGTGGTGGTCTTCGCGCTGTTCGCCGGGGACACCGTGGCCAGCGAGGCGAGCTGGGGGAGCCTGCGCTATCTGCTGGCCATCCCGGTCCCGCGGGCGCGGCTGCTCGCGGTCAAGCTGGTGGTGGCCCTGGGCTATGCGTTCGTCGCGTTGTTCCTGCTGGCCGGGACGGGGCTGCTGGTCGGGACGCTGCGCTACGGCTGGCATCCGCTGGGCAGCACCATCGCGTCGCAGATCCCGCCCGGTCAGGGCGTGTTGCGGCTGCTCGGGATCCTCGCCTACCTCGCGGTGATCCTGCTGGTCGTGGCGGGTCTGGCCTTCCTGCTGTCGGTGCTGACCGACGCGGCGCTGGGCGCGGTCGGCGGCGCCGTGCTGCTCTGGATCCTCTCCAGCATCCTGGACCAGATCACCGCGCTCGGCTCGATCCGCAACGCGCTGCCCACCCACTACAGCGACGCGTGGATGGGGCTGCTCTCCACCCCGGTCCAGACCGAGGACCTGGCGAAGGGCGCGATCTCGGCGATCATCTACGCGGTGGTCTTCTGGGGCATCGCCTTCTTCCGCTTCACCCGCAAGGACATCACGTCCTGA